From Cucumis melo cultivar AY chromosome 1, USDA_Cmelo_AY_1.0, whole genome shotgun sequence, a single genomic window includes:
- the LOC103500485 gene encoding histone deacetylase 19-like — protein MDTGGNSLPSGADGVKRKVSYFYDPEIGNYYYGQGHPMKPHRIRMTHALLAHYGLLQHMQVFKPTLAKDKDLCRFHADDYVSFLRNITPETQQDQLRQLKRFNVGEDCPVFDGLYSFCQTYAGGSVGGAVKLNHNQCDIAVNWAGGLHHAKKCEASGFCYVNDIVLAILELLKQHERVLYVDIDIHHGDGVEEAFYTTDRVMTVSFHKFGDYFPGTGDIRDIGYGKGKYYSLNVPLDDGIDDESYHSLFKPIMGKVMEIFKPGAVVLQCGADSLSGDRLGCFNLSIKGHAECVKYMRSFNVPLLLLGGGGYTIRNVARCWCYETGVALGMEVDNKMPQHEYYEYFGPDYTLHVAPSNMENKNSRKILEDIRANLLGYLSKLQHAPSVQFQERPPDTEFQEADEDDDNGDERWDEDSAMDIDCERKQLPSRVKTESCDTEIKIEDVAETKGFKRAATGTVFDLFDLENQSDD, from the exons ATGGACACTGGAGGCAATTCTCTTCCTTCTGGGGCTGATGGGGTGAAGAGAAAAGTGTCGTATTTCTATGACCCAGAGATTGGCAATTACTATTACGGTCAGGGCCATCCAATGAAGCCACACCGTATTAGGATGACCCATGCTCTTCTTGCTCACTATGGATTGCTTCAGCATATGCAGGTCTTTAAACCCACCCTTGCCAAGGACAAGGATCTTTGTCGTTTCCATGCTGATGACTACGTTTCATTCTTGAGAAATATTACGCCTGAGACTCAGCAGGATCAGCTGAGGCAGCTCAAGCGTTTTAATGTTGGTGAAGATTGTCCTGTGTTTGATGGTCTTTACTCATTCTGCCAAACATATGCTGGTGGCTCAGTTGGTGGTGCTGTCAAATTAAACCACAACCAGTGTGACATTGCTGTTAATTGGGCTGGTGGCCTACACCATGCTAAGAAGTGTGAGGCTTCTGGATTTTGCTATGTCAATGATATTGTCTTGGCTATTTTAGAGCTTCTTAAACAGCATGAG cGTGTTTTGTATGTTGATATTGATATCCATCATGGAGATGGTGTAGAAGAGGCTTTTTATACCACTGACAGGGTCATGACAGTTTCGTTCCACAAATTTGGTGATTATTTTCCTGGTACTGGGGATATTCGTGATATCGGCTATGGGAAAGGGAAGTATTATTCCCTCAATGTTCCTTTGGATGATGGAATTGATGATGAAAGTTATCATTCTCTATTTAAACCTATAATGGGGAAGGTTATGGAAATCTTTAAGCCCGGTGCTGTAGTTCTTCAATGTGGTGCTGACTCTTTGTCTGGGGATAGGTTGGGATGTTTCAATCTTTCAATCAAAGGTCATGCTGAATGTGTTAAATATATGAGATCATTCAATGTACCCCTTTTACTGCTTGGTGGCGGAGGCTATACTATCCGAAATGTCGCTCGATGCTGGTGCTATGAg ACGGGAGTAGCTCTTGGAATGGAAGTCGACAACAAAATGCCACAGCACGAGTACTATGAGTATTTTGGACCTGATTATACTCTACACGTTGCACCTAGTAATATGGAAAACAAAAATTCCCGCAAAATATTGGAAGACATAAGAGCAAATCTTCTTGGTTATCTCTCAAAGCTTCAACATGCTCCCAGTGTTCAATTTCAAGAAAGGCCTCCTGATACTGAATTCCAAGAG GCGGACGAGGATGATGATAATGGAGATGAGAGATGGGATGAAGATTCTGCCATGGACATCGATTGTGAGAG AAAGCAATTGCCGAGCCGGGTGAAAACAGAAAGTTGTGACACTGAAATTAAAATA GAAGATGTTGCTGAGACCAAAGGTTTCAAAAGAGCAGCAACCGGAACG GTTTTTGATCTTTTCGATCTTGAGAATCAGTCTGACGATTGA